One genomic segment of Arachis duranensis cultivar V14167 chromosome 4, aradu.V14167.gnm2.J7QH, whole genome shotgun sequence includes these proteins:
- the LOC107483127 gene encoding photosystem I reaction center subunit III, chloroplastic — MSLTIPTNYLSKPSLKPFLTKPKSTTIICSAATPTPSSAANNSTDTADSKLKAFSAALALSSILLSAPLPAAADISGLTPCKESKQFAKRQKQSIKKLESSLKNYAPDSAPALAIKATIEKTKRRFENYGKQGLLCGSDGLPHLIVSGDQRHWGEFITPGILFLYIAGWIGWVGRSYLIAIRDDKKPTQKEIIIDVPLATRLVFRGFSWPIAAYRELLNGELIAKDV, encoded by the coding sequence ATGTCTCTCACAATCCCAACTAATTACCTCTCCAAGCCCTCCCTCAAACCCTTCCTCACAAAACCTAAATCCACCACCATAATATGCAGCGCCGCCACGCCAACACCCTCCTCCGCCGCTAACAACAGCACCGACACCGCCGACTCCAAGCTGAAGGCCTTCTCCGCCGCCTTAGCACTCTCGTCGATCCTCCTCTCCGCTCCCCTCCCCGCCGCCGCCGACATCTCCGGCCTCACTCCCTGCAAGGAGTCGAAGCAATTCGCGAAGCGGCAGAAGCAGTCGATCAAGAAGCTCGAATCATCGCTGAAGAACTACGCGCCGGACAGCGCTCCGGCGCTGGCGATAAAGGCGACGATCGAGAAGACGAAGAGACGGTTCGAGAACTACGGGAAGCAGGGGCTGCTGTGCGGTTCGGACGGGCTTCCGCATCTGATAGTGAGCGGAGATCAGAGGCACTGGGGAGAGTTCATAACTCCGGGGATCCTGTTCTTGTACATCGCCGGGTGGATCGGGTGGGTTGGAAGAAGCTACCTGATTGCGATTAGGGACGATAAGAAGCCGACTCAGAAGGAGATCATCATCGACGTGCCACTCGCCACTCGCTTGGTTTTCCGGGGATTCAGTTGGCCCATTGCTGCTTACAGAGAACTCTTGAACGGCGAACTTATCGCCAAGGATGTCTAA